One window from the genome of Penaeus vannamei isolate JL-2024 unplaced genomic scaffold, ASM4276789v1 unanchor95, whole genome shotgun sequence encodes:
- the LOC113804658 gene encoding uncharacterized protein, whose translation MDTKAGDCQICLDRYNESKRPRVLPCGHVFCSACLVGVMITGSVTCPCCRTAHGASGIEDFPIVFAVEELLRETDARGEVLLPRRRGSRLLEELREGQALAIQDSASQCADLLAQMVEYKGTVLRWMTEHEALMKRVHDVLLHHKAVRQMLEEEKNLVDEFYSEGRRKQLQLIAAGEALHASGTPQETATSIHHADELQDEAETWLRKCVRQFPEANTVRKSIKIRAITEKTLDVIDNEADYATLCDEIQEEQDALEETSAGGEDSTPRADEGQGDLRNILDKLALLKIEFHTEVTVSVVQVFLARVNCQKDTNQQIGNLVEKCPRARKLLQEGKIFAIQKHRGRLRSAALTEKGGKVLLHHLKNRRQPVNTSVLMHKDVMACLDLLSTVAFLDLQWLDLPPYRVHFRLDLRKAAGKQFASLCTGERGPCYANTFLMHDTANGEEGDGDGDRGGGCAIAQRLSFWGKSTWQLWKAVVQDSWVILVAMDGVQLGITHKGYLANQKFKAFGEVESGLEVLMSVIDLPDDTKVSIVDCGVVIPI comes from the exons ATG GATACGAAAGCCGGCGACTGCCAGATCTGCCTCGACAGGTATAACGAAAGCAAAAGGCCGAGAGTTCTGCCGTGCGGCCACGTGTTCTGCTCGGCCTGCCTCGTGGGCGTCATGATCACGGGGTCGGTCACGTGTCCTTGCTGCCGCACCGCCCACGGCGCCTCAGGAATAGAGGATTTCCCTATCGTGTTCGCGGTGGAGGAGCTTCTGCGGGAAACCGACGCTCGGGGCGAGGTCCTGCTGCCGCGGAGGCGAGGCTCCAGGCTGCTGGAGGAGCTGCGCGAGGGCCAGGCGCTCGCCATCCAGGACTCCGCCTCCCAGTGCGCGGACTTGCTCGCCCAGATGGTGGAGTACAAGGGCACGGTCCTCAGGTGGATGACCGAGCACGAGGCCCTCATGAAGAGAGTCCACgacgtcctcctccaccacaaagCGGTGCGGCAGATgctcgaggaggagaagaacctgGTGGACGAGTTCTACAGCGAAGGGCGGCGGAAGCAGCTGCAGCTGATCGCGGCGGGGGAGGCCCTCCACGCGTCGGGGACCCCGCAGGAGACGGCCACGTCCATCCACCACGCCGACGAACTCCAGGACGAGGCGGAGACTTGGCTTCGGAAATGCGTCAGACAGTTTCCCGAAGCGAACACCGTCCGCAAGTCCATCAAG ATCCGCGCCATCACCGAGAAGACCCTGGACGTCATAGACAACGAAGCGGACTACGCGACCCTGTGCGACGAGATACAGGAGGAACAGGACGCCCTCGAGGAGACGTCGGCCGGCGGGGAGGACTCGACGCCCCGCGCTGACGAAGGCCAAGGGGACCTCAGGAACATCCTCGACAAACTGGCGCTGCTCAAGATCGAGTTTCATACCGAAGTGACAGTCAGTGTTGTGCAGGTCTTTCTCGCGCGTGTGAATTGTCA AAAAGATACAAACCAACAGATTGGGAACCTTGTCGAGAAATGCCCCCGGGCGAGGAAGCTCCTGCAGGAGGGCAAGATCTTCGCCATCCAGAAGCACCGGGGGCGCCTCCGTTCGGCCGCACTCACTGAGAAGGGCGGCAaggtcctcctccaccacctcaagAACAGACGCCAGCCTGTGAACACCAGCGTCCTTATG cACAAGGACGTGATGGCCTGCCTGGACCTTCTCTCCACCGTGGCCTTCCTCGACCTGCAGTGGCTGGACCTGCCTCCGTACCGCGTCCACTTCCGCCTGGACCTCCGGAAGGCCGCCGGGAAGCAGTTCGCCTCGCTCTGCACCGGCGAGAGGGGACCCTGCTACGCGAACACCTTTCTGATGCACGATACCGcgaacggggaggagggagacggcgaCGGCGACCGCGGCGGAGGGTGTGCCATTGCGCAACGCCTCTCCTTCTGGGGGAAGAGCACGTGGCAGCTGTGGAAGGCGGTTGTGCAAGACTCCTGGGTGATCCTCGTTGCCATGGACGGGGTGCAGCTCGGGATCACGCACAAGGGCTACTTGGCGAATCAAAAATTCAAGGCGTTCGGAGAAGTGGAAAGCGGACTGGAAGTTTTAATGTCGGTGATTGACTTGCCTGATGATACCAAGGTCTCGATCGTCGACTGTGGTGTTGTCATACCGATATAG